From the genome of Fundulus heteroclitus isolate FHET01 chromosome 7, MU-UCD_Fhet_4.1, whole genome shotgun sequence, one region includes:
- the LOC118563689 gene encoding uncharacterized protein LOC118563689 yields the protein MLANEDPHPQSGCQCGKPAVVRCMDCLPLPLLCLDCDLIVHSRFVLHNREQLNGEFLQPVLHQQTAWMVPIQRPDRVCHCSGSIHVSPGRVVAVITMNGRYNLSMPVVSCTSCCVTWSISIKDIQRDGYWPGSGTTNFCTLYATDIFQSFYDLKMAAPGVSLKAYLRMLDARTVRFGRTGKISPDTFYKSFLEWVAVKYEVQKLCTPQFFNCPACSPEMLAVSVDGNRKLYRFKSNSSTQEPGHFDDVFIQNDEEVAKFVEYIHTQTKHASGKGSCGSSTWTAAKESSRKNSGKLDEEGLEIAVCRHGVLLGALNMFRGEIFAYPLFLQRKLAESAPGTISFLCSDVACKFFPYLAKVVQQCPEHRNLLSMRPFLSVMHAKAHSGKCEIKWGGAFQEGAGSTIGEEVEQVNSFLSRAAITTKYMSKAGRKDMLTLLALGWNERKLENLSRTLSQRYLKTVRILKEDLDSLNAAKKELGIDDDTVQLWVADVQKWAEETDQSDGSLGALQARIEELAVLVKVRSLNLYKQTDSNKRRHKIRRVILKDKKRLAAAIAEYNHLAEPSGQIVSTDGIIQTDTWPWRSENLHTKRMVFDKFMAVQRLKEEEVILCKEMLQHWIALKTQYLTLGALSSNSSLVGLSEDAQKGLQCLVHKRLSKLKAEMRLVKGHYNTILNDNSHLEMELEEEDIELDTIYSDFSSSDEDSD from the exons ATGCTGGCCAATGAGGACCCTCACCCACAGTCTGGATGCCAGTGTGGGAAACCAGCTGTGGTGAGGTGTATGGACTGCCTGCCTCTCCCATTACTTTGTTTAGACTGTGATTTAATTGTGCACTCTCGGTTTGTCTTGCACAACCGAGAACAATTAAATGGAGAGTTTTTGCAGCCTGTTCTTCATCAGCAAACAG CATGGATGGTGCCTATTCAAAGGCCAGATCGTGTGTGCCACTGCTCAGGCAGCATCCATGTGTCACCTGGAAGGGTCGTGGCAGTCATAACTATGAATG GCCGCTACAACCTATCAATGCCAGTGGTGAGTTGCACCAGCTGTTGTGTCACATGGTCCATCTCCATCAAGGACATCCAGCGTGATGGATACTGGCCAGGCAGTGGTACCACAAACTTCTGCACGCTATATGCCACTGATATCTTTCAGTCATTTTATGACTTGAAGATGGCAGCACCAGGGGTCTCTCTGAAGGCATACTTAAGAATGCTTGATGCAAGGACTGTGCGCTTTGGAAGA ACTGGCAAGATATCACCAGACACATTTTATAAAAGCTTCTTGGAATGGGTAGCCGTAAAATATGAAGTACAAAAGCTGTGTACACCGCAGTTCTTCAATTGCCCCGCCTGCAGTCCAGAGATGCTTGCAGTATCAGTGGATGGTAATCGCAAGCTTTATAGATTCAAATCAAATTCAAG CACTCAAGAGCCAGGACATTTTGatgatgtttttattcaaaatgatgAGGAGGTAGCCAAGTTTGTTGAATAcatccacacacaaacaaaacat GCCTCTGGAAAGGGCTCATGTGGTTCTTCTACATGGACAGCAGCTAAGGAGTCCTCCAGAAAAAACTCTGGAAAATTGGATGAGGAGGGACTGGAAATAGCTGTCTGCCGCCATGGGGTCCTCCTTGGGGCACTGAACATGTTTAGAGGAGAGATTTTTGCTTaccctctcttcctccagaggAAGTTAGCAGAAAGTGCCCCAGGAACAATCTCATTCCTGTGTTCAGATGTAGCCTGTAAATTTTTTCCTTATTTGGCTAAAGTGGTTCAACAGTGTCCTGAGCACAGGAATCTGCTGTCCATGCGCCCCTTTCTTTCAGTTATGCATGCGAAGGCACACTCTGGGAAATGCGAG ATCAAATGGGGAGGTGCGTTCCAGGAAGGTGCGGGTTCAACTATCGGAGAAGAGGTTGAACAGGTAAACAGTTTCCTGTCTAGGGCAGCCATCACCACAAAGTACATGTCTAAAGCAG gACGAAAAGACATGCTTACCCTCTTGGCTTTAGGGTGGAATGAAAGGAAGTTGGAAAACCTGAGTCGCACTTTAAGCCAGAGATACTTAAAG ACTGTAAGGATACTCAAAGAAGATCTGGACAGCCTGAATGCTGCAAAAAAGGAGCTTGGCATTGATGATGACACAGTGCAGCTGTGGGTGGCTGATGTGCAGAAGTGGGCAGAGG AAACTGATCAAAGTGATGGTAGCCTTGGTGCACTACAGGCACGGATAGAGGAGCTGGCTGTCCTCGTCAAAGTACGCAGCCTAAACCTTTACAAACAAACAG atagcAACAAGAGGCGACATAAGATACGAAGAGtcattttaaaagacaaaaaacgcCTGGCAGCAGCTATTGCTGAGTACAATCATCTGGCTGAACCGTCTGGACAAATTGTGTCCACTGATGGCATTATCCAGACTGACACGTGGCCTTGGCGAAGTGAAA ACCTCCACACCAAAAGGATGGTATTTGATAAGTTTATGGCTGTGCAACGCCTGAAGGAGGAAGAAGTAATCCTCTGTAAGGAAATGCTGCAACACTGGATAGCACTAAAGACACAATACTTGACACTGGGAGCCCTTTCTTCAAACT CCTCTCTTGTTGGCCTCTCTGAGGATGCCCAAAAAGGACTGCAGTGTCTGGTTCATAAGAGGCTCAGCAAACTGAAAGCAGAAATGCGTTTAGTCAAGGGCCATTACAACACTATCCTGAATGATAACTCACACCTGGAGATGGAGTTGGAAGAAGAAGACATAGAACTTGATACTATATACTCTGATTTCAGCTCTTCTGATGAGGACTCTGACTGA